The following are encoded together in the Girardinichthys multiradiatus isolate DD_20200921_A chromosome X, DD_fGirMul_XY1, whole genome shotgun sequence genome:
- the LOC124863244 gene encoding protein amnionless-like, giving the protein MLKMAQVLLIFCLAGATHALYKQWIPDTNYENKTNWDKGDVPCGSDRVQFSSQRKVSVFVETTHAVQEMMLPMDGEIILNSGAGFYVFSGQDPDCGAGVRTKFKDSESLHWYNPALWQAAATLKDLQDGHFLFSVHEESVPCQQDDVIFKALSSFRVDTSSSQTTIPVKSVSVLGKVFDSRLEFSEYLSSGSGQLQFHGSSAVTAGNPSCGDPTGCDCGNSVNHERICSAVTCGSLSCKKPLLAVGHCCEVCGAIVTIRYTDGFNLQNYRERIRHLFLSLPQYKSIQLGMSKVLKPERLMGIIPLGSSPEIQVVILDGETGKLSETLAQDMIKDVKSHGSILGITRADIQTASEPGNSAGTVVGAVFGVLIMITLIVIVVVLIRKGVVQMPPMPPMPSMPSMPSLNRFRRSTNVGDLNGEIDRGFDNPIFDKPDMLNNIPGTDSIFMTQTGVHFVNPAYDENETDFTI; this is encoded by the coding sequence ATGCTGAAAATGGCACAGGTGCTCCTCATCTTCTGTCTCGCTGGGGCAACACATGCCCTTTACAAGCAGTGGATTCCTGATACTAACTATGAAAATAAGACCAACTGGGATAAAGGAGATGTTCCATGCGGCAGCGACAGAGTTCAGTTTTCATCTCAGAGAAaagtgtctgtgtttgtggaaACCACTCATGCCGTGCAAGAGATGATGCTTCCGATGGATGGAGAGATAATTCTGAATTCGGGAGCTGGATTTTATGTGTTCAGCGGACAGGACCCTGATTGTGGAGCAGGAGTGAGGACCAAGTTCAAAGACTCTGAGTCTCTACATTGGTATAATCCAGCCCTGTGGCAGGCAGCTGCAACTCTGAAGGACCTGCAGGATGGACATTTCCTCTTCTCAGTGCATGAGGAGAGCGTCCCCTGTCAGCAGGATGATGTCATATTCAAAGCGCTCTCCTCCTTCCGTGTGGACACCAGCTCCAGCCAGACCACCATCCCTGTCAAATCAGTGTCTGTGCTGGGAAAGGTATTTGATAGCAGATTAGAGTTCTCCGAGTATCTCAGCTCAGGTTCAGGCCAGCTGCAGTTTCATGGGTCATCAGCTGTCACCGCTGGAAACCCAAGTTGTGGGGATCCTACTGGCTGTGACTGTGGGAACTCTGTCAACCATGAACGGATCTGCAGTGCAGTAACTTGCGGATCTTTAAGCTGCAAAAAGCCTCTGCTTGCCGTGGGACACTGCTGTGAGGTGTGCGGTGCCATTGTTACCATCCGTTATACTGACGGCTTTAACCTGCAAAATTACAGGGAACGAATCCGTCACCTGTTTCTTTCACTTCCACAATATAAATCCATTCAGTTAGGGATGTCTAAAGTCTTAAAGCCAGAACGGTTAATGGGAATAATCCCTTTAGGATCATCACCTGAGATTCAGGTAGTTATTCTGGATGGAGAGACAGGAAAACTATCTGAGACTCTGGCCCAGGACATGATCAAAGATGTTAAATCTCATGGCTCCATACTTGGGATAACAAGAGCTGACATTCAGACGGCTAGTGAGCCTGGAAACAGTGCAGGGACAGTAGTCGGAGCTGTGTTTGGAGTTTTAATCATGATTACGCTTATTGTGATTGTGGTTGTGCTAATCCGCAAGGGAGTTGTACAGATGCCTCCAATGCCTCCAATGCCTTCAATGCCTTCAATGCCATCCCTGAACCGCTTCAGGAGAAGCACCAACGTCGGTGACCTCAACGGGGAAATTGACCGTGGATTTGACAATCCTATATTTGACAAGCCCGATATGCTGAATAACATTCCTGGCACTGATTCCATCTTCATGACTCAGACTGGCGTCCACTTTGTAAATCCAGCTTATGATGAGAATGAAACCgattttacaatttaa